From Rhizobium sp. NZLR1, a single genomic window includes:
- a CDS encoding DUF6429 family protein codes for MTLHDEDRAWKGFDWDAMDRLYRKGLIANPAGKAKSVVLSDEGLRRSEELFRALFTRPPE; via the coding sequence CTGACGCTGCATGACGAGGACAGAGCTTGGAAAGGCTTCGACTGGGACGCAATGGACCGTCTGTATCGGAAGGGCCTGATCGCAAATCCCGCAGGCAAAGCCAAATCCGTCGTCCTGAGCGACGAAGGTTTGCGACGATCTGAGGAATTGTTCCGCGCTCTTTTTACTCGACCGCCGGAATGA
- a CDS encoding helix-turn-helix domain-containing protein — MSGAVVSLKNRMPGARREIDLAGLDFSNCPVRDMMQQIGGKWSTLLLEVLAAEPRRFGELRRMLPDISQRMLTQTLRDLQRDGYVAREVFPTKPPSVEYSMTDLGRSLYRPLSQLLNWAEANHDAVRAARSRFDSADS, encoded by the coding sequence ATGAGCGGTGCGGTCGTCAGTCTGAAGAACAGAATGCCGGGGGCGCGGCGCGAGATCGATCTGGCTGGCCTCGATTTTTCCAATTGTCCCGTCAGGGACATGATGCAGCAGATCGGCGGCAAATGGTCGACGCTGCTGCTCGAAGTGCTGGCGGCCGAGCCCCGCCGCTTCGGCGAGCTGCGGCGCATGCTTCCCGATATATCGCAGCGCATGCTGACGCAGACGCTGCGTGATCTGCAAAGGGACGGTTATGTCGCTCGCGAAGTCTTCCCGACCAAGCCGCCGAGCGTCGAATATTCTATGACGGATCTCGGCCGTTCGCTCTACCGGCCACTGTCGCAACTGTTGAACTGGGCGGAAGCGAACCACGACGCCGTTCGCGCCGCCCGTTCGCGTTTTGATTCAGCCGATAGTTAG
- a CDS encoding SDR family oxidoreductase, producing MNETILVTGAAGQLGQRVIHHLIETYKVAPGSIVAATRSPEKLAELENKGVVTRKADFDDAAGLEKAFAGIDRLLIISTDALDTPGKRLTQHKAAVAAAAKAGVKHIAYTSMPAPDDSLVTFAPDHLGSENAIKASGIAYTIIRDAWYHDNYLHGMPHNLQGGKWYSATGDGKVSTISRDDCALAIAAALASGTSESATYTLTGAQLLTNRQIAAIVSDVAGKPLEVVDVNDEQLGQGIRGAGLPGFVADMLVSADANIRAGKFDIVTGDFTKLTGKQPQPLKDFFVAHKAALTASGNAGGH from the coding sequence ATGAACGAAACCATCCTTGTCACCGGCGCCGCCGGGCAGCTCGGCCAGCGTGTCATCCATCATCTCATCGAGACCTATAAGGTCGCTCCCGGCAGCATCGTGGCGGCTACGCGCAGCCCGGAAAAGCTCGCCGAACTCGAAAACAAGGGCGTCGTCACCCGCAAGGCCGATTTTGATGACGCGGCAGGCCTGGAGAAGGCTTTCGCCGGCATCGACCGGCTGCTAATCATCAGCACCGATGCGCTGGATACCCCCGGCAAGCGCCTCACCCAGCACAAGGCAGCCGTTGCCGCTGCCGCTAAGGCAGGCGTCAAGCACATCGCCTATACCTCGATGCCGGCGCCGGACGATTCGCTCGTCACCTTCGCGCCGGATCATCTCGGCAGCGAAAACGCCATCAAGGCAAGCGGCATCGCCTATACGATCATCCGCGACGCCTGGTATCACGACAATTACCTGCACGGCATGCCGCACAACCTGCAGGGCGGCAAATGGTACAGCGCCACGGGCGACGGCAAGGTCTCGACCATTTCGCGTGACGACTGCGCCCTGGCAATCGCCGCCGCCCTTGCCTCCGGCACCTCCGAGAGCGCCACCTATACGCTGACCGGCGCGCAATTGCTCACCAACCGGCAGATCGCCGCCATCGTCTCCGATGTCGCCGGCAAGCCGCTCGAGGTGGTCGACGTCAACGACGAGCAGCTCGGCCAGGGCATCCGCGGCGCCGGCCTTCCCGGTTTCGTCGCCGACATGCTGGTTTCGGCCGACGCCAACATCCGCGCCGGCAAATTCGACATCGTCACCGGAGACTTCACCAAGCTGACCGGCAAACAGCCGCAGCCGCTGAAGGATTTCTTCGTGGCGCACAAGGCTGCGTTGACGGCTTCAGGCAATGCCGGAGGCCATTGA